Part of the Zingiber officinale cultivar Zhangliang chromosome 8A, Zo_v1.1, whole genome shotgun sequence genome, GATATATGTTTATAGatgttataattttattataaatttttatgtCAAAGATCTTCAAAAATCAATAGAGAAAAtgcaaacaaaaagaaagagaCTCATGCACAGGAACACACTAGTATTTCATCATTGGAATATAAGTTtgtaaaaatcaaaattatttcttttcttcctttcagtTAGCTTCTCACTGTTCATTTACTATTTTACACTTTAATGCTCTTATCCTTGAAGTTCTAAGGTTTTATGGGATTCTAGATATTGATTACAATGAATATAATGTATATAGTTAGCTTTTGGTGGAATGTGTAAATTAGCAATATAAGTTGTTGCGCTGATATACAAATTTATGTTGTTAATATTTGGTATTAAATGTGAATTTGTTATCATATTAATCTCAAGAGAAGTAGAAAACTAAGTCATATTGGAACACAACAATTGAGTTGAGGAAATATGTGAATTTTCTACCTTTGATGATGAGGCAAAACGAGCCGCGGTAATAATATATTTCACTTTTTaagtttacttttatttttttcattttattaataatttatttaattgttagaatttatttaaagaGACTATGGATCATCACCTAGATAAACCTAAAGGAACACTGCTGGATTTTCGGATAcgtattttaaaaatttgtttaaaaaaacacAAACAATAGAACTTtaataatttcctaaattattacaactAACATATCACACACATACAAGATGCACACATGCGCTAGATATAACCATAGATCAAAGTGTTCATTTAGGAATTATACATGCGAGTTCATAATCGAACCTGATAGAGAGTGTTTGCCAACCTTGCAAGCCTAGCCTTTATCGAAATCAACGAGCAAGCTTACCGAAGTTTGCCTCTATCGATATCTATGTCGCACGGTCAATCACAGCTTCTACAAGTCGTCTTTATGCATGCATGTATCGGTTTAGGACCGTCTATAAAAAATATTCACAGGCAGTTAATAATCACTTCTAAAGGTATGCATTAAAAGTGGCTGGATGGTTTAAATCACCGGTTAGTTTTAAAACCgcttctaaattaatttttttttagtgttCATATTTATAAAAATGTCATTTTCAAAATAGAACATAGAAttgtaatataattttaatataattaccATCATACACAATAGTTTACATTGATAAAATAGAATTGTAATATAATATTTTCTTACACATTGTCATTGATCGATCAAGATCAGAAATCTGTGTAATCCGTGTAGACAACCATCACACTCCTCACTTGATGCTGCCCGTCCGACCAAATGACCGTCGCCGGCACCGTCGAGTTCCCTGGCAATGGCCCGCCTGAAACCGACACAGTGAACTGCCTCTTCTCCTTCAACTCCGAAAACTTCAACTTTCTAGGATTCACCACCACATTAAGTCTGTGATGAGCCCAGACCTCCGCCTTGTACCTGCAGCGTCGGGCGCCGCCGACGTTGGTCACTGTTCTCAAGAACTTCGCGGCGAAGGTTTTGCCGGACTGAACATGTAAGGCCATGGAAGGGTAATTGAGATCCCTCGCCGTTCCATTGCTGCTGGCAGAGCAGGAACTGGCGTCGCCGGTGACGATCCTGATCATGGTTTCGTTGTAGCCTGAGTTACAGAGCATTTGCACGTAGTCACTGGCACCAGCGTCGTAGACAAGACCTGGGTGGACGGCCTTCACCGGGTTCAGTTGCCCGGCTCCATACGATAATTCGTCTTGGCGGGCCGAAGGATACATCGGTTTGGCTGTATAAAGCATGGACGACAAATTAAAATGAGAAATTTCGCTAGCTTCAAAAAACAGGGTTGAAGAACAAAGGTATATATAATGCTTAGTCATGAGACCTGTCGTCATGAGCGCCGACATGATGGCTGCCGGCGACCAATTTGGGTGGAAAGACTTGACGTAGGCGGCGGCGCCGGTTACGTGGGGGCAAGCCATGGAAGTGCCCGAGATTATGTTGTACTTTACGACCCTTGTGTCGTTGATGATGCCTGACACTGGTGCAACCCGTGACCAGGCGGCCAAAATGTCAATTCCTGGAGCACTTATATCAGGCTGCATATGCAAACATAAACATTTCCAAGTtgcaataaaaatatatatatgccaAAATAATCGAACTGAATGATGAATTAATGACCTTGAGGATGTCAGGGGTGATGGTGTTTGGGCCTCTCGATGAGAACGAAGCAACCAGGGGAGCCTCGGAGTCAAAAACTTCTTCGCTTTTGTGGATGTTGGCCACGGGATTTCTGGCCAAGATCATATATATTCACGGATTAATACTACTACCTATGATTTCTATTTACGAAATATTATAAATAAACACTCACTTAGTGTTGTTTATGTAGCTCAAAAGTTTGAGCCCATCCAAGGAACTGACTGTAATGAATGGAACTGGGTATAAGTAGGAAACGTCAAGTGAAGAGTCATCTATAGATATCAATCCTTTAATGCCTGTACTAAAAATTTCGTCAGAGAAGTACTTGCAGAGAACAATCTTCCCTTTCACAATGTTTATATCTGGCAAAGCAGTGCAATCCCTGAAACAGCAATAGACAAGTTTGATAATTATTGAATATATCATTCCGCATATATATATAGCATTATCTTCGTACCCTGGTGAAGTAGTTGCATTTCCCTGCAAGTAGAACAAGGGATGATCATCCCTATTTTTTGTCGCAAACGTGTTGACAGAAACTCCCTGCATTTTCCCAccgaaattaataataattactTATTTTCATGCAACATGATCTACTAATAACACATAAATAAGATTACGTACTAACACAAGTTTTTGCATTAATTGATTACTCACCAAAGTGGACACATGGTCTCCGGTGACCACCTTGTCTATGATGTGCCTATCGATGCTGCTCCCAGCCGTGACCAACATCCACGGTGCTACGTTGATGACTGTGCCATGGTATGGCCCTGCATTCCCCGCAGAGGTCGACGTCAAAATCCCGTTCGCCATGGCGTGGAAGGAGCCGATAGCTATCGAGTCCCGGAAGTAATCTGCGGCGGTGGAATGGCCGACAGACAGGGAGATGATGTCGACGCCGTCGGAGATCGCGTCGTCAAATGCCGCCAAGATATCTGGATCTGTGCACCCGAATGACCAGCACACCTTGTATACTGCGAGTCTCGCCAACGGCACAGCCCCTCGGGCCGTGCCCTTGGCGAGGCCGTAGAGGCTGGCGTGGGAGACAGTTCGACCGGCGGCAGTGGATGCTGTGTGAGTCCCGTGACCTTCAAAGTCGCGTGGCGATGGCTCGCTCAACTTGTAATCACCTAAAAATCTATTGTAGTAGCGCGCCCCGAtgattttacttaattaataattcaatcaATCAAAAATTTATATTAGTAACAACTTTAAATCAAGTCAAATATATAGATATTGCAAATGATCGAATTTTATGAGTATACTTGTTGCATGTCATATTTACACAAGCACCCTTCCATTTCCTAGGCGGAGGTCTCAATCCATGATCGTTGAAGGATTTGGATTCCGGCCAGATTCCAGTATCGATCATTCCGATGATGACATCACTTTCCAGTATGGGATTCTTGTTTACTCTTTGTGGGAAGTTGAGGAAATCCCATGATCTCGTCGTGTGAAGCTTCAGCGTTTTACTACGAAACACTGAAACTATTCCCTCCATttctataatataattaattcatgttaaatTGTCATTAATTTATAACATATCTACAATTCAAACTATTCCCTCCAATGGAAATTATACCGCTCAATTTTTTTGCCTCATCTATCGAAAGTTTGGCAGCAAATCCGCTGAAACTCCTTTGGTAGCTATACACCAAAGACTCACTAGGCGAGCTGCATTATCAATTATTTTAGTCttagaatttgataaaatatataatatttatatatacatcAATTTATTACCAGTTCACAAGAATTTCTTTAAGCAAATTAAGATGGAATTCATAGGTTGGGTACTGGGATGAGTGTTGAGCTCCCATATACACAATATATACCTACAGGATGACATTCATGTATGGTAATATTAATTGTAATAATACAGATTAAAGAACACTTTTCAAAATGCAAATTTACAAACTTCGGAATtacctttctttcttcatttGAAGATGCTGACGTAAAGAAAAGAATAAAGGATACGAAAAAGGCAAGAGAAATTTGATGCGAAAGTGGAGAAGTCATTACTCTTCCGATCCTATGAGTTTCTGTCAATGCCCATCAAGGTACATGGAATTTTATAATGGATGCCAACTAATGGAGAGTTTAGGATCAATGGACATGATGAATTACATTGTCAGTTGTCGCGGTGTTACTGCTAGAATAGAAATGATTATTGGCAAAATTCTAGGGGCTAAAATAAATTGTACAGGTAATTTACtaaacaaatataattttaaccAATGAAATATTTAGAACtatcaataaaaaataattttaattgataattaaaatcattcatagtaaaaataattttgacttatatttttaattttttatcctcGAAATGAATTTTGCAGATATAAAAATttaactagtaattatatatattaaatttgattCATAATTATATTAAACTTTagctaataaaatattttaaaatatcagTAAACAAATTTTGATCActaaatataattatttattattataattatattaagataatttttaaatattatgattttgtattcataatttttttctataaaaaatattaatgttTTTTAATGTAAATAAGATATGTACCTAGAACagtgctaattttttttttcagattaaTTTCCATAATAAATTTTTCTCTTATAAAGGTGTAAATTTAgactgattatttttttttttcatattcgtaAATGAAATAGTCTTATAATTTGGGACAAATTTCGCATTTTTGTATTAACAtaatatgaaattagtatatTATGGGTTTAATGTTATTTTAATTattcttaaatttaaaaatgttaATGATTTCAGAAATCAAAATTAGAACCTAAACTTTAACAAAAGAAATGTTGTTTAATTTATGACTAAAATATTTACCGTCAActgaaataatatttattttatatctaattaattttattaattaaactaattgaatCTTTATTGgttatctattttatttttttttaaaaaaaatagttattttagttatttttattgtatCGTGTGAATTGTGAACCAAATCAAATGCAACATTTTACCAAGGGCGTTTTTGAAGTTTGAATGATATACTACaaagtttcatatttattaaacggccatttaattttcaaaatacctGTCTAGTTTACATCGATGAAATAAAATtgtaatataatattttattaattacattcattaaaattcttaaattcgaaatgtaatataatattttttattttatacatAGATAAATCACAATCATAATAAATATGTGTCGACAACGATCCCACTCCTCACCGACCACATGACTGTTGTCGCCGAAGTTGTTCCCTTGTTGCTGGCGAGCAGCAATCTTACCTCCATCTGCTCTCGCAACTTTTTTTTCGAGTCGACGAGATCCTCGCTTTCTTCCCATCCAGAAGGTGCAAACTGCAAAGCCATCGCTTGAACTCTCCCTCTTCGCGCCGAGCGAGAGCTGCTCGGCATTTTTCCTTTCTGCCAGTGACCCCCTGCCTTCATCCTTCTTGTTTACCGACGAGGATCATCTGGCATCTCAATCATCTCCTTCACGCAAGTAGACTTCTCCCAGTGAGCAGTAGCCCACCGGACTTCAGCCAGGTTCCTTGCTGCCGAACTTCGATCCACAACCGCCGACCACAAGGTAGAAGTTCCTCCTTGTCTCTGTCCTTGCTGCTAGACTTAATGAGCTTGTTGCCGCCACCTGGTTTTCTACCACTCCTAGCCAAAGGAGCTTCTCCTTCGCAATTTGTAGAAGCCAACATTATTTACAAGATAAGTTATTTTGCTTTAGATGTCATCAGAGGTTGACTGAAAATTTAATGGGGGAAGAACAGATATATTCAACTAGTACGGTAATTCCTCCATATAGACCCCCTCAAGATACAGCAATGGGGCCACCTGGATATCCACCAGCTAATAATACTCTAGGCCCAAGTTTTCAGCCCATATACGAGCAGCAACCTCCTAAGGCAAAATTCAAAGGAGGAATGAATAATGAATTATGGACCCTACCATCAGCACAGCAACAAAGTGGGGCCCTATTTGTTATTCCagaacaattaaatttatttgatgacCCATTCTCAAGATGGGAATCAATTACCAAGAATTTTGTGGCAGCACAAGCCTTCTCAGACTCTAAAGAAAAAATAGAGTTTATTGAAAATCTGTTGGGAGAAATTGAGAAGATTACATGGATTCAATGGAGAATGACTTACCCTACCGAATATGAT contains:
- the LOC122010474 gene encoding subtilisin-like protease SBT4.3, producing the protein MALQFAPSGWEESEDLVDSKKKLREQMEVYIVYMGAQHSSQYPTYEFHLNLLKEILGSSPSESLVYSYQRSFSGFAAKLSIDEAKKLSEMEGIVSVFRSKTLKLHTTRSWDFLNFPQRVNKNPILESDVIIGMIDTGIWPESKSFNDHGLRPPPRKWKGACVNMTCNNKIIGARYYNRFLGDYKLSEPSPRDFEGHGTHTASTAAGRTVSHASLYGLAKGTARGAVPLARLAVYKVCWSFGCTDPDILAAFDDAISDGVDIISLSVGHSTAADYFRDSIAIGSFHAMANGILTSTSAGNAGPYHGTVINVAPWMLVTAGSSIDRHIIDKVVTGDHVSTLGVSVNTFATKNRDDHPLFYLQGNATTSPGDCTALPDINIVKGKIVLCKYFSDEIFSTGIKGLISIDDSSLDVSYLYPVPFITVSSLDGLKLLSYINNTKNPVANIHKSEEVFDSEAPLVASFSSRGPNTITPDILKPDISAPGIDILAAWSRVAPVSGIINDTRVVKYNIISGTSMACPHVTGAAAYVKSFHPNWSPAAIMSALMTTAKPMYPSARQDELSYGAGQLNPVKAVHPGLVYDAGASDYVQMLCNSGYNETMIRIVTGDASSCSASSNGTARDLNYPSMALHVQSGKTFAAKFLRTVTNVGGARRCRYKAEVWAHHRLNVVVNPRKLKFSELKEKRQFTVSVSGGPLPGNSTVPATVIWSDGQHQVRSVMVVYTDYTDF